A window of the Lactuca sativa cultivar Salinas chromosome 7, Lsat_Salinas_v11, whole genome shotgun sequence genome harbors these coding sequences:
- the LOC111910963 gene encoding protein FAR1-RELATED SEQUENCE 5-like has translation MYRTYEKAAGFGIRLGSTTTYGDYSLRKKHVRCNRYGQPRKKSSDTLTSKRLKKQERKSYSKVTGCMAMIGFDRDYKTNTITIYAFEEAHNHPLIEFNEESLCSHNHRLSISDQELIFKASTLNIGATKAHKIRASLKGGYDHLPAAKNDFKNFWRDYTNIVGPNDAQCVVDQLIIRRDNYPNFHFEYKLNDEELSAMFWVDETGKENYSKFLDVISMDATYRTNRYNMIFVPFTAINNHEKTINVGAGLISDETIESYSWLLKAFLSAHKKKTNHDFDRYGSSFNFFYIKGASRMYTQIMYVAHNVKNAFKVSNSDFKKRINQLIWRMNIEPSEFECQWDMMLDEFDLRENKWLDDMFNKRDKWIPSYFRDIPMCGLMKTTSRSESSNSFFNVFSSATNLLVNFIFNLDTALSKQRHEQKRLDIASRDTSPQLLFAPDPLKIEKHASLVYTREAFLKVQKQIKKAFYQCFQKTSIIVNGFQECTIVYKEVKSGKRPEFQVSFNAHEQTIDCACLHFQFFGILCSHAFRVLIDYDI, from the exons ATGTATCGAACATATGAAAAAGCCGCTGGTTTTGGAATTAGATTAGGATCCACAACTACATATGGTGACTACAGTCTAAGAAAAAAACATGTAAGATGCAACAGATATGGACAACCAAGAAAAAAATCCAGTGATACTCTTACATCCAAACGACTGAAAAAGCAGGAAagaaaatcatattcaaaagttACAGGATGTATGGCGATGATTGGTTTTGACAGAGATTATAAAACAAATACTATTACTATATATGCATTTGAAGAAGCACACAACCATCCACTTATTGAATTTAATGAAGAAAGTCTTTGTTCTCATAATCATAGACTTAGTATTTCTGATCAAGAACTTATTTTCAAAGCTTCAACTCTCAACATTGGTGCAACTAAAGCACACAAGATACGGGCATCATTAAAAGGAGGATATGATCATTTGCCAGCAGCAAAGAATGATTTCAAGAATTTTTGGAGAGATTATACCAATATTGTTGGACCCAATGATGCTCAATGTGTTGTAGACCAGTTGATAATTCGCAGGGATAATTATCCAAATTTCCATTTTGAATACAAGTTAAATGATGAAGAACTAAGTGCTATGTTTTGGGTTGATGAAACAGGAAAAGAAAACTACTCTAAGTTTTTAGATGTTATTTCAATGGATGCAACGTACAGAACAAACAG gTACAATATGATATTTGTTCCTTTCACTGCTATTAACAACCATGAGAAGACAATCAATGTTGGAGCAGGACTAATATCAGATGAAACAATCGAGTCATACTCCTGGTTATTAAAAGCTTTTCTATCAGCacataaaaaaaaaaccaacCATGATTTTGACAGATATGGATCCAGCTTTAACTTCTTTTATATCAAAGGAGCTTCAAGGATGTACACACAGATTATGTATGTGGCACATAATGTCAAAAATGCCTTCAAAG TTTCAAATTCAGATTTCAAGAAACGCATAAATCAACTAATTTGGCGTATGAATATTGAACCATCAGAATTTGAGTGTCAGTGGGATATGATGTTGGATGAATTTGATCTGAGGGAAAATAAATGGTTAGATGATATGTTCAACAAGAGAGACAAGTGGATTCCTTCATACTTTAGAGATATACCTATGTGTGGCCTTATGAAAACTACATCTCGGTCTGAAAGTTCAAAttcatttttcaatgttttctcCAGTGCAACAAACTTACTTGTAAACTTTATATTCAATTTAGACACTGCACTTTCAAAGCAACGTCATGAGCAAAAAAGATTGGATATTGCATCAAGAGATACTTCTCCCCAACTTTTATTTGCTCCTGATCCTTTGAAGATTGAAAAACATGCTTCATTAGTCTACACACGAGAAGCATTCCTTAAAGTCCAGAAACAGATTAAAAAGGCATTTTATCAGTGTTTTCAAAAGACTTCTATCATAGTTAATGGCTTTCAAGAATGCACAATCGTTTACAAGGAAGTTAAGTCAGGCAAAAGACCCGAATTTCAG GTATCTTTCAATGCACATGAGCAAACAATTGATTGTGCATGTTTGCATTTCCAATTTTTTGGAATACTATGTAGTCATGCTTTTAGAGTTCTAATAGATTATGACATATAA